gtttgttggaGCATGATTGATATCACTGTTCAACAGTCATTTCTTGTTGTACTAAAAACAGCTTCTCACGCTCAATTTTACACTTGTATACGAATTATATTATGCCATTGGTGTCTCgcagtataaaaaaataattctagAATAAAATACTACTCTGCTCAGCACTTCTGATAAACACGTGCAGCTTCCAgctgaatttattttattacgaCGTGCGATACGACACCGATCGAGTAGGATTGAATTCTACTCGATCGGCCCGTCGTACGAAGCACTTCTCGCGTCGGTAGAGTCTCGAAATTTCACTTCTCCACGTATGCTCTGACGCAGTCTGCATTAGCATACGTAACGACCTGTCGGCGTCGGATCAGAAGGCGTTAACGACGCGATAACGACGGCAGTGTGCATTGGGCTTTAGACTTACTGCCGTCGGCGATAATTAACTCTATAAGGCAACATTAATTTATggtgaaataatattttttaggtcCGTATATATGAAGTTAGGTCCGTATATATACATTccttatgtatatacataatcAGACAATTGTTATTCAActtttcgaaaacgatagccGAAGgccatgttatttaaaaaccaaagGAAAGTAAACCTAaaaaccacagttgttataagTAATAGTAAAACCACAAGaatgttaattaaaaagcGCGGCTTCTCTACCCAAAACACCAATAACGTACaaaaagtacatttaaatttCCTATTCGCATTGAACAGTTCCTGTGCTTTTTAAAGTTCGCAcggaatttttttacatttcaagTTTCTTTTGCTATATTAGGATGCTGGAGAATGCGGGTCTCGGGCCAAGACGAGACGtatttcaatctatttttacttaatgatggacaaaaacaattatttttttatattattaaatttttctataatataatatactgatatattaacaagttaatatatagtagggtgggggaggatgggacaccttttcactctattttttgtcctatATCgtagttaataaaaaaaaacgttaaaggaattatataaccgtatcctcatgactcccatagaccgttgttaattgttcataacacgatcaggatatttattatgtgctaaaggtgtcccgtctacCTCCAATCTACTATATGGAAAGTATATTCAAacttggtcatttgcacttaaAGATAATTTATGGGAAGTGGCTTNNNNNNNNNNNNNNNNNNNNNNNNNNNNNNNNNNNNNNNNNNNNNNNNNNNNNNNNNNNNNNNNNNNNNNNNNNNNNNNNNNNNNNNNNNNNNNNNNNNNNNNNNNNNNNNNNNNNNNNNNNNNNNNNNNNNNNNNNNNNNNNNNNNNNNNNNNNNNNNNNNNNNNNNNNNNNNNNNNNNNNNNNNNNNNNNNNNNNNNNNNNNNNNNNNNNNNNNNNNNNNNNNNNNNNNNNNNNNNNNNNNNNNNNNNNNNNNNNNNNNNNNNNNNNNNNNNNNNNNNNNNNNNNNNNNNNNNNNNNNNNNNNNNNNNNNNNNNNNNNNNNNNNNNNNNNNNNNNNNNNNNNNNNNNNNNNNNNNNNNNNNNNNNNNNNNNNNNNNNNNNNNNNNNNNNNNNNNNNNNNNNNNNNNNNNNNNNNNNNNNNNNNNNNNNNNNNNNNNNNNNNNNNNNNNNNNNNNNNNNNNNNNNNNNNNNNNNNNNNNNNNNNNNNNNNNNNNNNNNNNNNNNNNNNNNNNNNNNNNNNNNNNNNNNNNNNNNNNNNNNNNNNNNNNNNNNNNNNNNNNNNNNNNNNNNNNNNNNNNNNNNNNNNNNNNNNNNNNNNNNNNNNNNNNNNNNNNNNNNNNNNNNNNNNNNNNNNNNNNNNNNNNNNNNNNNNNNNNNNNNNNNNNNNNNNNNNNNNNNNNNNNNNNNNNNNNNNNNNNNNNNNNNNNNNNNNNNNNNNNNNNNNNNNNNNNNNNNNNNNNNNNNNNNNNNNNNNNNNNNNNNNNNNNNNNNNNNNNNNNNNNNNNNNNNNNNNNNNNNNNNNNNNNNNNNNNNNNNNNNNNNNNNNNNNNNNNNNNNNNNNNNNNNNNNNNNNNNNNNNNNNNNNNNNNNNNNNNNNNNNNNNNNNNNNNNNNNNNNNNNNNNNNNNNNNNNNNNNNNNNNNNNNNNNNNNNNNNNNNNNNNNNNNNNNNNNNNNNNNNNNNNNNNNNNNNNNNNNNNNNNNNNNNNNNNNNNNNNNNNNNNNNNNNNNNNNNNNNNNNNNNNNNNNNNNNNNNNNNNNNNNNNNNNNNNNNNNNNNNNNtttttggctcacaaacttaacacgtatacccggcaacgaaacttaagatatctttgtaaaatttgcctataacgaagtaaaaacaatactgagttactatttttggtcctctgcttgaattagtaacctaccttttctgcgttccgggactttatgaaatcggaaaacgcgaacaccttatctgctagtacttaagcagtttggagctgcatgtccaaaCTGCttatgttggattataaatgtagtaaagaatggctctgtagattcgtaggtatgatcatatactattatgtaacccaagctgattgctgcttgtcttaatcgccaacgtaaagtaccctgttaaaccacactgtacgccgaaaaccagtcaaaatataaatttacttcacattaattcctagatttaatattatttaacaagatttatattagaaattataatttaaatgttaaaacaatcgctatacgtgttttctagctttgtatcgcttacaaaaactaaatgaacacatgccgaccatgcatttgtataggcgattcacgctctgtgggctccgtaaaggcggacacgagcgccgtttcctaacttggtctatactaactttgaccACGACGTGCGATACGACACCGATCGAGTAGGATTGAATTCTACTTGATCGGCCCGTCGTACGAAGCACTTCTCGCGTCGGTAGAGTCTCGAAATTTCACTTCTCCACGTATGCTCTGACGCAGTCTGCATTAGCATACGTAACGACCTGTCGGCGTCGGATCAGAAGGCGTTAACGACGGCAGCGTGCATTGGGCTTAATGCTGGATCAATGCAGATACTGAAAAACggtttatattatagtattTGTCTATTATTAATCTGTTACATTTTGAAAGTTAACTAAACAACAGTCTGAAACCTCATCATTGGCTGTATAAAACTCTCCCCATGTAACTCTGCCCAAAACTTCCCTCCTCTTAAGGTGTAACTCCAACTGTTTAATAtacaagatttaaaaattgtctGACTAGTAATGACTAGATATTTCTCATCACACCCTGCAATGATGGTGATAATTGTTTCCAGTATTTTTCTAGATCATCAGTATTCCTAGGTCTTAAGGCCGGTTTACACCAAGCGCGAAAGCGAACCGCGTCAGATTTAGTCGTGCGAACAGCGCGAAACTCTAGGTTTACACCGAACGCAAAGTTCGCGAATGAAAGACTCTTGCCGTTGTCATCAAAAGTCGTGAACCATTGCTTTACGTCAttaattcttttattaatatagAAACACTTATCAAAAAATGACCCGCTTTGGTAAGCATGAACGTTTAGTAGTTGCTGACCGAAGAAAACGGATACTGAGTGCCTGTATTGCACTTATTTTtgattataaaaaacataggCGTTCAAGGTCATGTTGGGTACATTCAATttgaaaaagaagaaatacATTAAGTAAGTTTTAGACTTTCAATGGTTCGCTGATATGTATTGATTAATGTACTTAAATGTGACCGGAGAATATCACCGACTTTTGCAAGAAATGCGGCTGGAAAGAGAAGCAAATTTTATGACTTATTTCAGGATGCCTCCTGCTGTATTCGACACATTACTAAAGCTTGTTGcacctaaaattaaaaaaaatgacatccAACTATCGCAAGCCAATTTCAGCAGCCGAGAGGTTGGCTATAACTCTCAGGttagatatatatactgtttatttataaccggtttgattattaaatataacctTTGTATAATGTTTAGATTTCTGGTGACTGGTGATACGTATCAAACTATTGCTTTCTCATTCCGAACACATAAGGCTACAGTATCTATTATTGTTCCTGAAGTGTGCAAGGCAATTTGGGAAATTTTACAACCACAGTACATGCCAAGACCAACAAAAGAAATGTGGCTTCAAATAACTGAAGGATTTTTTAGGCAATGGAACTTTCCAAACTGTATCGGAAGTATTGATGGAAAGCATGTCAGTTTGCAGGCCCCAGCTAACAGTGGctcattgtattttaattacaagCGTACCTTCAGCGTTGTTCTCATGGCATTGGTTGATGCCAATTACAAGTTTGTGTATGTAGATGTTTGTGCTTACGGAAAGCAAAGTGATGGgaatgtgttttcaaattgttCACTGTATAAAGCAATATGTAcaggtaatttaaacattccAGAAAGTAGATATCTTCCTGGTACCACAACTTCGTTTCCGCTTGTACTAGTTGGTGATGAGGCATTTCCTCTAAAGGAATATTTAATGAGGCCCTTCCCAAGAAAATTCCTGAATTCTGAACGCAGAATTTTTAATTACAGACTATCTAGAGCCAGACGAACAGTTGAAAATGCTTTTGGTATTTTGTCATCAAAATTTAGAGTTTTTCGTAGACCACTAGCTGTTAAACCAGAACGAGCTAATGAAGTAGTAAAATGCTGCACCATACTACATAACTTTTTACGGTTTCATTCTAATTCGTGTGATGAAATCACACATGACTGTGAGGATGCTAGAGGTCCAATACAGGATTCACATATAATGCTACCATTAAAATCAACTGGAGGATACTACTCAAACAATGCAATTCAGTTAAGAGAAGAGCTTGTCAGTTACTTTACAAGTGAAAATGGAGCAGTCTCATGGCAATCATcaattctttaatttattttttacatgtttatattaaactcaATTTTGTGTAGCAGTTCTAATGAAAGTTGTTGAAATTTTGCTTGTTGTTATGGTGTCATGTCTTGTAGCTTGCTATTTAAAAAGTCACAATAAATTGAACTTGAGTTGCTTGCAGTCAACTCAATATATGTGTAATTGAGTAAGAATATATGCTGGCCTCCTGCATTCAAACAAACTTTACGTCTATGCAAGAATAAAAATGGCTGTTACCTGAAACACTCACCTATTGGTGCCCTTGCAACTTCAATGAGGTCTTCCAGTTGGTCCTCGAACTTCCTTTTCTTTTTGGACACAGATTCGGAGTGTTCTTTACAAATAAGTCACATTCCAAAAACATTGTTGCCAAATACTCATGTACCAACTAACCTGAAGTTGAGGACAGACTTTCATTAAGTTCAGCAGATGTTGAGCAGGATGGCTCATCATTCTCAACATCTACGACAACAATGTTTGATGCAGtactgcaaaaaatatttgttaacttTTGAAGTGAATGAATTTACAATAGTACCTTCTTGGTTTTAGATGGTCGTCAAGAAAAGACATTGTCTCAGATAAGGTCCATTTAGCTGTATGTGTGGCAGCTGCCCCAGACTTGAAACTTGACTGATGCTTTTTTTTCTATCGGACATATTTGTTGCGTAATCGTTTCCACGATTGTTTGCATTCTGCgactaattttttaaatgttacgtTGCAATTTAATCAGTATTTTAATGTAGGGCTTATATATGATTGAAATTACCTGAAATATTTGTAGTTTGTGAAATAATAAACCATGATTTTTCTGCTTCATTCCTGTCCCTGTAGCTTTTTAACTTGGCATTGTACAAATTCACAGGTTTCCTGACTTCTTCTATTAATACCTCATCTATCAGCTCAAAGTTTACTggattcattttttaactattCTTTTTAGATAACTATCAAATTTTAGTATATAAACTTGCTTACTGTCTTTTTAATGCTCTGTCACTAGTAAGGAAAAGTAAATATTGGCTGCTGTCATAGTAATTAAATTCTGAGAGCTGGCCCATAGAACAATAGTCAATTTTCTGATCTTATTTATAGATAGACTGCTGAcataacaaaacaacttaaGCCAActttgtaacttatatatcaaATATTAACTAGCCTCTAGCTATATTAAATTTCGTAAGATACAGTATCTATTCCAATCCATCCGAAATTCTGGCGCAAAACTTCGCGTCGGTTGCTCCTGGAGCGACTCAGACGCGAAGCACGCGAACTGGAAAATGGGACTTCCCCtcatgttgtttaaacaaacaaagaaatttcgCGTCGCTTGCTTCGCACGCGCTTGGTGTAAACCGGCCTTATCTGTAACTGGCAATTCTTTACGTAATGTTGGTGCCtttcgaattttttttagaagaaatgtttttgtttaattgttaaattggATAagccatttttaaataaactaaccaCTGCTAATTTCGGACTTCTGAGGCAGACTTAATGTAGGTAGAGCCCCAACTACCAATCTTTttgattttctaaattttattacttcaGAATTCCTGAAGTGCTGTTCACCTATTGCTGCCCTGAATGTAAAGACAGTGCTTACTTATTTTAGATACACTTCTTAAACAATGAACACTAACGGTTTGTAAGTTGTTCGCGATGTAATCTTTCACACTCCGTTCTTCCAAATTCTGGTCTTcttatagtaaataaagaaaatttgtttttattgtgagTTGTATAACTGCAACCCGGAATACAACAATTGCTGCTcatcttttaaatataattttctttaatagTACGTACGTAGTGcctgtttatattataaattttattgtaataaagTTTGCACAGTAAAAATAACGCAAAATGtttcaaagtaaaataaagttcaatgttcaatatataaagttaacgCATACAGTGATGTAGGCTAAGGCGATAAGTATCCGGGATGAGAATTTCTTTGGCTCGTACAGACTATGTCTTGACAGGGGTGACATTTTACGATGTAGCTTGCTATATAACCTTGCAGTTAATCCAGATGAAATCtgttaactttatttacaCATTGGTTTTAAGCAATTTTCTGTGAATGCACATACTGGAAAATGAAAACTTGCATAGCAAACAGTTCATGTATATTAAGTTTATCTTTTAATAACTGTAGACCATAAATCGTTTCAGgaaaatatttagtaaaagTGTAAAGATGAACAGATGTGGTATTTGTAAAGAACAATGCATAGACAAATGTATTGAGTGTTTCGAGTGAAGAAAGTGGGTACactattttctaaaatatatagtattgtgggggaagacgggacacctttagctcgtaatatccaaatatcctgatcgtgttttaaacaataacaacgactaatgggagtcgtgaggatgcggttttataatttttcgaatgttctttgtttactaccaagtcggacgagaaaatagaatgaaaaggtgtcccatcttttcccatcctactataggTCGAAATTGGTAAGGGTTCATGTTAAATGATTCGTCTCAATAACaaggaattcaaaaataatataactatGCGTTTGACGACATTTATGTACAATATCGCCGAAATTTCAGGTTTATGAAAATTTATTCTTCTCCGCCACAATACATGCATAATGCGCATGTTACGGTGGGGTACGATGGGACGCTTAGTCACATATTGCCCAACCAACATTTTCTAACTCAAAATGTATGACAACGTTTGGGTGATGCCATGGATTTGTACTATCATGACTTTATTAATTGAAGACACTtcgaagaaatatataacaggTGTAACATAACATCTTCTATTGTGTCGTGTATCATTGTTTCgagttaataaagtttacgtttttgctacaaattgggtattgctacactattcttcgcacaagccacttctcatgaATTATTTGTgaaaatgactgaatttcgattttttccataaattatgttgttattatatcagtatattatgtttgaatCACCCATGAgatataaacaatattgaaataaaagcaaacctttcaaagtttggcaataaaatcctaaaaactacaatgtggggaaagataggacaccaaattgaaatatttttgtattaccAGTATTCTACACCTTGTAGtagtaaactttatatatagtagggtgggggaagatgggacatctttacacataatatccaaatatcctgatagtgttttaaacaattaacaacggtctattggaatcgtgaggatacagtttcataattgtttgaatgttcattgtttactactaaatgggtcgagaaaatcgagtaaaaggtgtcccatcttcccccacaccactgtatataactttaaaacgaaattgtttgattgtttttatcccaaattaaagtcatgttgacccctgcctaatttcctcatgtttatatttcatttttcacacaaaactaaaactagtttaatgaGACTAAATCAAattgtacgaaatattcaagctTTTTTATGAATCTctgaaattaatttaatcgttcacactcgcaaactacaaaacacGCGTTTTATAatgtcgtgataatactgtcgaatagtTCTGtaacattactttttttgaTGATCATTAAAATGGgtgtccgtaaaaagaaaatttaaaaaaatctcgtctgacaaggtgtcccatcttcccccttcCCACTATTAACACGATAATAGTTGGAAAATGTGTTCGAAATTCAGCACTTGCACTTGCAGCAGAGGATAATTTGTGACGCTTCAAAGCATACAGTATATTATTTCGTACTTTTTACGTGTATAGGCTagtcctaataataaattcacttattaatcaaaattaacatggGTTTTAAACTGTCTCTTCTAACCGCCGTGTACTATAtttctgttatatttttaggGGATTGTAcccaattattttatttaatataaacccAAAATTGTTCATAATTCGTTAATTCTcttgcaagacacttagcgggAGCtccagcccattagtgactctaccaggttgtctaaatagtcatccatacagaaaaaaaacaatcatctacaaagttgcatacatgttaactcgtaagcgagtaCTGCCGTTGCTTTGTTACGAGAGGATAAGTcaatatatagtgggatggggaaagataggacacatttttattatattttctcgtcccgtaaacaaagaacattcaaagaattataaaactgtatccttacgactcccacataccattgtcaattgtttaaaacgcgattaggatattgggatatttaatgctaaaggtgtcccgtcttcccctctaatgtatattttataccaCAAGACCTTCGCCGCAATACTGGTAAGCACTATGAGGACATTAATTTAAACGTATAAGTATGGGTGTTGGGTAATTGGCTAAATTTGGCCTAAATACTGGTAATACCACACCAACACAGAAAAGAAGAATCACGTGATTATGGTATGACGTGTTTACATATTACATGTATGATTTAGGATTAAGTAATATACCTTGAACATACAATGCACATCAGCCACCAACCCCTAATTGTCTTGGTTGTGAAACACGGCTTTAATTCGGAGCaaacttaactttttttgcatatCACATTTTTTGTCATAACTCGGAAAGTATTGAAGGTAGAATAATTTTGAAGCACCGTTAGAATGGTATTATTGAgacgaaaaatataaatgcaaccctttttaattttgacctatatttaagaaaatatccGCAACCACGGTGAATAGGAATCACATTTTTGGTCATAACTTCGTAAATATTGGAGGTAGAATTAATTTTTAGGCACCGTTAGAATGGTATTAATGAGacgtataatataaatgcaacCCTTTTCAATTTTGACCTATATTTAGGAAAATACCCGCAACCACGCGAAATAGGAATCACATTTTTGGTCATAACTTCGTAAATATTAGAGGTAGAATTAATTTTTAGTC
This window of the Ciona intestinalis unplaced genomic scaffold, KH HT001128.1, whole genome shotgun sequence genome carries:
- the LOC101243083 gene encoding uncharacterized protein LOC101243083; protein product: MTSNYRKPISAAERLAITLRFLVTGDTYQTIAFSFRTHKATVSIIVPEVCKAIWEILQPQYMPRPTKEMWLQITEGFFRQWNFPNCIGSIDGKHVSLQAPANSGSLYFNYKRTFSVVLMALVDANYKFVYVDVCAYGKQSDGNVFSNCSLYKAICTDYLEPDEQLKMLLVFCHQNLEFFVDH